From the genome of Rattus rattus isolate New Zealand chromosome 6, Rrattus_CSIRO_v1, whole genome shotgun sequence:
ATGCATACTCTTTTGCTTATAAATGCATGTCGCCACTTGAACTAAAAAAAGACATAGGTATACATTAgctctacatgtacacacatatgtacttctGGAAGAACACCCTAGGAAGAGATGAGTCTGACTTTTCTCCAGAGAGGGCAATAAAGAGGTGATCTGATGAGGAGACACTGTTTTCAGTGttcaatcattttaaattttgggtTTTGATTGTGCATCCATCTACAGTGTTGAAAGCAGTTGGGTTTCTGGGCACCCCAGTTTTCGGCTCAGTGAGCTGCACCAGCATGGTATTTGTATATATCAGTGTCTTTCCAAAAGAAAATCAGTTGATTTCGGATAGTTCCTTTGCTATACATATTACCAACTGTTCTAATGTGGAGAAGTCAAACTGTTGCTGGTCCTCCTTCCTATTGGCCCTTCAATGAAATAATAGGATACATTTTTCTCCAGAATTAACGAAGCTGTGTAAAGGGTCTACAAGTCTATTTTCCTATTCAGACAAATAGATTACAGAACTTTAGTTTAAAATCCATCAGCAGAATATATTGTGTATGCTACATATGgtgggttggaaagatggctacAGAATAGAAGCTTTTTCATTTGCTGCACATGGAGGCATGCTTGCTTTTAGCTGGTTCATTCATCTAAAATGTTTGCCAGAATataccctcccttccttcttctgacCACTGTGGACCAAAATAACTgtggtttatggactggaaacacTGAAAGACACAGTCTGCCAGGGCCCCAGTGTTGGAGATGGAAGATGACAGATGACTGGCTTACTCTGCATGTTCCTGACTGTCCACAACCCTGGTACCAAGGCTATTTGCAGACATAGCAGCTGGGTATATGGCTAAAGATGTAGATTGTGTCAGTAGGTCAGGAAGGAGGCTGCCCCTGAGGATGTGCTATGGTGCCTTTTGAGTAACAACTGTAGTCTTGCTAACACTGGGGGAGATGTTCTGACTGAAGTTAAACTCAGTCTGGTTCTTGCTTAGGGTTGGTGCAGTCCAATCTGTAAGCTACATGATTCTGTGTCTTCCCACTTTTAAGGTTATTAATCCAATTTATTAAAAGAGAAATCCCTTTCCCTCTATGTCTTCTGGTTTCTAAAAGGAGAGATTTTTGTGCTTGGTGCTGGAGAgtgaatctctctgtctctcttctgtctctcctagGCCTCAGTAACAACAGCAGCACCAACAAAaaccagcaataaaacccaaaacagTTAGAGCATCCTACTCCTGTCTTCTGGCTTAACCTCCAAGTGTCTCTGGAGACACTTCTGAGGGTCGCCACCAAAGGCTTAGAAACTCTGATTTGTGAGCCACGTGTTCCAACCTATGCCACCGACTGATTCTCCACTCTAGAGAAACTAGTACTTATCTCCCTCAGGATCATCATGGGAAGTTTGCCTTCAATTTTCTTGACTCCctgctgtatgtgtgcatgggtattctattttatatatgtgtgcacacacatattctaTCATACGTATGAGGGCATGTGTAtatcacatatgtgtacatgtatgtatatgtgtttttctcATTGTACATGTGAATTATATCACATGTATTGCACATGTAAATTATGTTATATGTGTTGCATGTATACTCTGTTGCTTATAAATGCAAGTTGCTACTTGAACTAAAAACATATAGGTATACATTAGCTCtacgtgtacacacatatgtacactgtAGGTCAATTAGGGTAAACTGATGTTAAGGACTAAAGAAaatattgtctggcatcaatataAGATGGAGGATAGGGAATTTGGCCAAAGGCTGGAagcttaaattaaaatatatactgcCATGGGATCTGTTCTGGAGGCAAGCAGGAAGCAGTGTGACGTGCCTTGTGTACAGGCCTCCGTGGCTCTTCATCAGGTAAGGGCTATGGCAAAGAGAAGCCCAAAAGAAAACCCATAATCTTAGATAATCCCAGTCTATGTTCAAACTCTacttttcaaatgaaaaacaacagAACACAAGGACCAGAGGATGTACCTCCTCCGACTCCACGGAGTTCCAACCCATGCCTACATTTTCCCCAAGAAGGAAGCAAGCCAGCCCTATAGAGCACAAAAAGAGTGAGGCCTCCTACTGACATCCTATCTCATCCCTCTTCTACACATACACTGCTCCCTCAAGACAAGGGCCTGGCCCTATGGGGGATAATCCACATTTACATCCTGTTTTCAGTCACAGACCTCCAGCATGCAAGGTAGAGCTTGAGAAGGACCCACACAGATTTCACAGGACGAAATCTGTTTCAGACCTTAACTTTAGTTCTGAATTTTGACTCTCTGCTGTGTCCCTGGGGAAAAACAGAGGCTCTGGGAGAAAGCTGAACAGCAGCAGCTTGATTTAGTTAACATCCTGATGTCCAACAGCCCAGTATGCCGGCTGTTCCAGGTCAAAAGCTCAGTGAGTACACCTAGCTAGCAGAGAGCCACGGGCATAGAACCATGATAAAAAGCGAGCAAGCAAAGAGGCAGCCTCAGGTGCAGACTTTTGTCTGACTCATGTACTGAGTCTCCTGGAGAATTTTCCTTTGTGCTCCTGGCACAATAAATGCAGGAATGCGCAAGatgtcttttctccttccctctcttggtGTTTCTGGTTGTTCGTGATCTAATCTCAGTTTACTCTGAGAGGCATAATCTCCAAATTCTTCCTGTCTGGTTCTCCCCTTACCATAGCTGGGTTCCCattcagaaaaaaacacacagaccAGAAGACCCAAGCTAACCCACGGGAAAGCTTTCCGGCATTTCTTACCTTCTCCTGGATTCCTTCATCGTCACCAGCAAAGTACAAAATAGGGACATTGAGCTCTGAGGCAGCCACCCACTGAAGGACAGCTTGCAGCTGCTTGTTCTGGACGGTGTCAGCCAGATTATGGTTGCTGACGATCACCTTGGGGATTTCACAGCCCTCGGGTGGCTGTCCTGACAAACCTCTCAGTTCGTTGTGGATGGCTAGATAGGCGTTCTGCAGGAGGGCTTCGGCTGTCCCCGTGCCCTTGACTGGTAAGCACTCATATAAGTTATCTGGGAAGGCAGAACTCGGCCGGCTGGCATCCCCACACTTTTCGTCTCCCAGCTCTGACAAGGGCGAGTCACAGGACTTGGCGATAATGAGGCATAACTTCATCACCGAGTCCATCAGATGCTCCACCATCTGCCCATTCATACAGCCATCTAGCTGGTTGGCGACCATCTTGGTTAGCCCAGATAAGGCACCACCAGTGGCCTCCTCATCCTCACAGAATTTCGGGATAGGTGGGGACATAGGCCTTTCACATGGAGACAGAGGCCTTTCACATAGGGTGATCTCTTCTTCCTTAATGATCTGCTCGTGAACCTTGGACTCACAATTACGGCTACCCTTGAATATGGTCTCACTGAGTAAGTTCCGGATAAAATTGAAGATGACACTCatcagatctttcttttctgtttgttcctgCTCACATACCTTAAGGGGAGGAGACTTAACTTTGGCCTCATCGTGAACTACAGGAGAGGACTTGGGAAAATTGGTGCTGGCAGCGGCTTCCAGGAAGCTCTGAgcatccatccttcctccctgtgCCAGGTGGTACTGAATCAGAAGCAGGGCGGATACAATCAGGTCCTTGGCCCAGGAGTCTGATTCacacataaaattttcaaagttcTCTGGTGGCTGAGGTTGCTGAAGAGGGTTTACCTCACAAGGATCCGGACACTCAAAGGAGACCTCCTGTGGAACGGCGCCCTGTTTTGTGGCGCGCTCCAAGCCAGGAGAGTTTTGCTGACTCTTGTGCCACATGTTCAGTCCCTCCTTAATGATGTGCTCACCCAGAGTTTCAGCacatgtcttctctttctctgatatgcatgcagaaaacaaattttctttcagttttgattCTGATTTCATCGCAAAGTTCAAGTTTGGGAGCTTTGGGTCACCAGGTCGTGATTTCATGGAGATAAGGGAGTAACTCTCGGACTTGTCCCTGGCTTTCCTGATGTTCTCAGGATATTTCTTGGCACACATCACATTGTATAGCTTGCCCAGCATGGCATCCATGATATCTGTAGCCTTTTGGCTTCCATGAGAAAAAAAACTTCGCTTCACAGCTGAGACAAAGTCTGTGTCAGTCATGAGACTCCCTGTGACAC
Proteins encoded in this window:
- the Akap3 gene encoding A-kinase anchor protein 3 isoform X2; protein product: MADRVDWLQSQSGVCKVGVYSPGDNQHQDWKMDSSTDPVRVLSWLRKDLEKSTAGFQDSRFKPGESSFGEEVAYPGDQRKGFCVDYYNTTTKGNPGRLHFEMSHKETSPQGIITHVGNGGSIDEVSFYANRLTNLVIAMARKEINEKIHGTENKCVHQSLYMGDDPTPHKSLSTVASELVNETVNACSKNITGDKAPGSGDRALASSQSPGLRFTSTLKIKESTKEGKCPDNKPGSKKSFFYKEVFESRNAGDAKEGGRSLPGDRKLFRCPDRPDDFSNSISQGIMTYANSVVSDMMVSIMKTLKIQVKDTTIATILLKKVLMKHAKEVVSDLIDSFMKNLHSVTGSLMTDTDFVSAVKRSFFSHGSQKATDIMDAMLGKLYNVMCAKKYPENIRKARDKSESYSLISMKSRPGDPKLPNLNFAMKSESKLKENLFSACISEKEKTCAETLGEHIIKEGLNMWHKSQQNSPGLERATKQGAVPQEVSFECPDPCEVNPLQQPQPPENFENFMCESDSWAKDLIVSALLLIQYHLAQGGRMDAQSFLEAAASTNFPKSSPVVHDEAKVKSPPLKVCEQEQTEKKDLMSVIFNFIRNLLSETIFKGSRNCESKVHEQIIKEEEITLCERPLSPCERPMSPPIPKFCEDEEATGGALSGLTKMVANQLDGCMNGQMVEHLMDSVMKLCLIIAKSCDSPLSELGDEKCGDASRPSSAFPDNLYECLPVKGTGTAEALLQNAYLAIHNELRGLSGQPPEGCEIPKVIVSNHNLADTVQNKQLQAVLQWVAASELNVPILYFAGDDEGIQEKLLQLSATAVEKGRSVGEVLQSVLRYEKERQLDEAVGNVTRLQLLDWLMANL
- the Akap3 gene encoding A-kinase anchor protein 3 isoform X1; protein product: MQRRPHLKPLAAKMADRVDWLQSQSGVCKVGVYSPGDNQHQDWKMDSSTDPVRVLSWLRKDLEKSTAGFQDSRFKPGESSFGEEVAYPGDQRKGFCVDYYNTTTKGNPGRLHFEMSHKETSPQGIITHVGNGGSIDEVSFYANRLTNLVIAMARKEINEKIHGTENKCVHQSLYMGDDPTPHKSLSTVASELVNETVNACSKNITGDKAPGSGDRALASSQSPGLRFTSTLKIKESTKEGKCPDNKPGSKKSFFYKEVFESRNAGDAKEGGRSLPGDRKLFRCPDRPDDFSNSISQGIMTYANSVVSDMMVSIMKTLKIQVKDTTIATILLKKVLMKHAKEVVSDLIDSFMKNLHSVTGSLMTDTDFVSAVKRSFFSHGSQKATDIMDAMLGKLYNVMCAKKYPENIRKARDKSESYSLISMKSRPGDPKLPNLNFAMKSESKLKENLFSACISEKEKTCAETLGEHIIKEGLNMWHKSQQNSPGLERATKQGAVPQEVSFECPDPCEVNPLQQPQPPENFENFMCESDSWAKDLIVSALLLIQYHLAQGGRMDAQSFLEAAASTNFPKSSPVVHDEAKVKSPPLKVCEQEQTEKKDLMSVIFNFIRNLLSETIFKGSRNCESKVHEQIIKEEEITLCERPLSPCERPMSPPIPKFCEDEEATGGALSGLTKMVANQLDGCMNGQMVEHLMDSVMKLCLIIAKSCDSPLSELGDEKCGDASRPSSAFPDNLYECLPVKGTGTAEALLQNAYLAIHNELRGLSGQPPEGCEIPKVIVSNHNLADTVQNKQLQAVLQWVAASELNVPILYFAGDDEGIQEKLLQLSATAVEKGRSVGEVLQSVLRYEKERQLDEAVGNVTRLQLLDWLMANL